In the Gossypium arboreum isolate Shixiya-1 chromosome 10, ASM2569848v2, whole genome shotgun sequence genome, one interval contains:
- the LOC108489507 gene encoding uncharacterized protein LOC108489507 isoform X1 — MAADQQRKRLNGASIAGCNFKDQYRTKRKKLDSLQNDLNTKSCISLEWDGNQKKVVAKRDQIGLSWRHLRPFTDSTIHYHRVLADVLTLPHEIFDLENLTEVLSYEVWQTLLSENERNHLMQFLPTGTDKEHVLQALLAGDNFHFGNPFLKWGSLLCSGYLHPDAVIQEEQHLKDEKKAYYSELQDYHNDIIDYLQKLKVKWESCKDPEQEIVHKFWRSRRASEKGIFSHSNESKLVNLEQDATGTSESCSWAADERACSSDNQNSSVVKGGELQRRMCKKGFIKDKGRGLLTAPDHTQTVEAKPRKGDKIRKCNIQQSDGAKYMSYVKISKKQHELIKNMRQSGRSIQSRSLNRVLGDIDSLHVLPYDTFVEEEMRNLHEHWLRLVKEDLPEAYASRREIQLQKREIAKLLEQDIEEKLNRAFEDEVEEDTEKFHDQEDNVGIKLDVQDVEKEIPEKLLEGQKDAEAADRESSMEEESVLALPQNQSPQQVSSIDSGNMRNCEEIESENKENLLKSDVAFSDLSERSKNLKTADATVNQEVHVSSTENVWSAYSMPQSYHDSSEGHDYTSCSGLPLAHQANADRQNHMIDLESGLHEESTGKVLLHGHSEDGSFSYTNQDQSELLPSFFKDQVVLPYHSEQKQDGLDFQAPKNVLMEDGDFNGQFQGQLRPSLPLEEGQKRQDEVFVQQNMSGNIYSDGSRGRYLPPRQEHLPSGNMQDWGMNPAHMSAPFQHQLNGGQLLNQSWFTGEHQAEAGGGWAGSDGFSGPSESIAISRESNTDQSLFSVVSQCNQLGSRNPYRSMGSTEHLIQQRSNGINENSMEQAGGYPLDYLGVPDASMMVMGDEMGRMSMAHQNAVAALHDDQLAMGKPYLRSWNQQR; from the exons ATGGCTGCTGATCAACAGAGAAAGCGGCTGAATGGAGCCAGCATTGCTGGCTGCAATTTTAAAGACCAATACAGAACAAAAAGGAAAAAACTTGACTCACTGCAAAATGATTTAAACACAAAATCTTGTATTTCGCTTGAATGGGATGGGAACCAAAAAAAAGTTGTTGCTAAAAGGGATCAAATTGGCTTAAGTTGGAGGCACTTGAGGCCATTTACAGATTCCACAATACATTACCACAGAGTTTTGGCGGATGTTTTGACTCTTCCGCATGAAATTTTTGACTTAGAGAACCTGACAGAGGTGCTTTCTTATGAG GTTTGGCAGACTCTTCTGTCTGAAAACGAGAGAAATCATCTGATGCAGTTTCTTCCTACAGGAACTGACAAAGAGCATGTTCTGCAAGCATTGCTTGCTGGGGATAACTTTCACTTTGGAAATCCTTTTCTTAAATG GGGTTCATTACTTTGCTCGGGTTATCTTCACCCTGATGCTGTTATTCAGGAGGAACAACATTTAAAGGACGAGAAGAAAGCGTATTACTCCGAGTTACAGGACTACCACAATGA TATTATAGATTATTTGCAGAAATTGAAGGTTAAATGGGAAAGCTGCAAAGACCCAGAACAAGAAATTGTGCATAAGTTTTGGAG GTCAAGAAGGGCTAGTGAGAAAGGGATTTTCTCACATTCGAATGAATCTAAGCTTGTCAATCTTGAGCAGGATGCTACAGGTACTTCTGAATCTTGTTCATGGGCTGCGGATGAGAGAGCATGCAGTAGTGATAACCAAAATTCTTCTGTTGTGAAGGGAGGAGAACTACAGAGAAG AATGTGCAAGAAAGGTTTCATCAAGGACAAAGGTAGAGGTCTCTTGACTGCTCCGGATCATACACAGACCGTGGAAGCAAAACCCAGAAAGGGTGACAAGATACGCAAGTGCAATATCCAGCAGAGTGATGGTGCCAAATACATGTCATATGTTAAG ATTAGCAAGAAGCAACATGAACTGATTAAGAATATGAGGCAGTCTGGTAGAAGCATTCAGTCTCGGTCTCTCAACCGTGTCTTAGGTGACATTGATAGCTTGCATGTGCTACCATATGATACATTTGTGGAAGAAGAAATGAGGAATTTGCATGAACATTG GTTGAGATTGGTGAAGGAAGATCTCCCGGAAGCATATGCAAGCCGGAGAGAAATACAATTACAGAAACGGGAAATAGCCAAGTTGCTGGAGCAGGATATAGAAGAAAAACTAAATCGAGCATTTGAG GATGAAGTGGAGGAAGATACTGAAAAGTTCCATGATCAGGAAGATAATGTTGGTATAAAATTGGATGTTCAAGATGTAGAGAAAGAGATCCCTGAGAAGTTGCTTGAGGGTCAGAAGGATGCTGAAGCAGCAGACAGGGAATCCAGCATGGAAGAGGAGTCTGTTCTGGCCTTACCGCAGAATCAGTCCCCACAGCAGGTTTCTTCTATTGATAGTGGCAATATGCGCAATTGTGAGGAGATTGAGTCTGAAAACAAAGAGAATCTCTTGAAATCAGATGTTGCTTTTTCAGATCTATCTGAGCGCTCAAAGAATTTGAAAACTGCTGATGCAACTGTTAATCAGGAAGTTCATGTCTCTTCTACAGAGAATGTCTGGTCTGCATATAGCATGCCACAATCTTACCATGATTCATCTGAGGGCCATGACTACACATCTTGTAGTGGATTGCCACTTGCTCATCAAGCCAATGCAGACCGGCAGAACCATATGATTGATCTGGAATCAGGCTTGCATGAAGAAAGTACAGGGAAGGTTTTGTTACATGGCCATTCTGAAGATGGTTCCTTTTCTTACACAAATCAAGACCAAAGTGAGCTGCTTCCATCTTTCTTCAAGGATCAGGTAGTTTTGCCCTATCATAGTGAGCAGAAACAGGATGGGCTAGATTTCCAGGCCCCGAAGAATGTGTTGATGGAAGATGGTGATTTTAATGGGCAATTTCAAGGGCAGTTGCGACCATCGCTACCTCTAGAAGAGGGCCAAAAGAGGCAGGATGAGGTTTTTGTGCAACAAAACATGTCCGGAAACATTTACTCTGATGGATCTCGGGGTAGATACTTGCCCCCAAGGCAAGAACATTTGCCTTCTGGGAATATGCAGGATTGGGGTATGAATCCTGCCCACATGTCAGCGCCCTTTCAACATCAGTTGAATGGTGGACAATTGTTGAATCAGAGCTGGTTTACTGGAGAGCATCAAGCTGAAGCTGGTGGAGGATGGGCTGGTTCAGATGGATTTAGTGGACCTAGTGAGAGTATTGCGATTTCAAGGGAAAGCAATACGGATCAGAGTCTATTTAGTGTCGTATCTCAATGTAACCAACTTGGTTCAAGAAACCCTTATCGATCAATGGGCTCTACCGAGCATTTAATTCAACAGAGGAGCAATGGAATAAATGAAAATAGTATGGAGCAAGCAGGTGGCTATCCACTGGATTATTTAGGGGTTCCTGATGCCAGTATGATGGTGATGGGTGATGAAATGGGAAGGATGAGCATGGCACATCAGAATGCTGTTGCTGCTTTGCATGATGATCAATTGGCAATGGGGAAACCGTATTTGAGGTCATGGAACCAACAAAGATAG
- the LOC108489507 gene encoding uncharacterized protein LOC108489507 isoform X2 — translation MLACVLHFFYLYTEKFQLLGGSLLCSGYLHPDAVIQEEQHLKDEKKAYYSELQDYHNDIIDYLQKLKVKWESCKDPEQEIVHKFWRSRRASEKGIFSHSNESKLVNLEQDATGTSESCSWAADERACSSDNQNSSVVKGGELQRRMCKKGFIKDKGRGLLTAPDHTQTVEAKPRKGDKIRKCNIQQSDGAKYMSYVKISKKQHELIKNMRQSGRSIQSRSLNRVLGDIDSLHVLPYDTFVEEEMRNLHEHWLRLVKEDLPEAYASRREIQLQKREIAKLLEQDIEEKLNRAFEDEVEEDTEKFHDQEDNVGIKLDVQDVEKEIPEKLLEGQKDAEAADRESSMEEESVLALPQNQSPQQVSSIDSGNMRNCEEIESENKENLLKSDVAFSDLSERSKNLKTADATVNQEVHVSSTENVWSAYSMPQSYHDSSEGHDYTSCSGLPLAHQANADRQNHMIDLESGLHEESTGKVLLHGHSEDGSFSYTNQDQSELLPSFFKDQVVLPYHSEQKQDGLDFQAPKNVLMEDGDFNGQFQGQLRPSLPLEEGQKRQDEVFVQQNMSGNIYSDGSRGRYLPPRQEHLPSGNMQDWGMNPAHMSAPFQHQLNGGQLLNQSWFTGEHQAEAGGGWAGSDGFSGPSESIAISRESNTDQSLFSVVSQCNQLGSRNPYRSMGSTEHLIQQRSNGINENSMEQAGGYPLDYLGVPDASMMVMGDEMGRMSMAHQNAVAALHDDQLAMGKPYLRSWNQQR, via the exons ATGCTTGCATGTGTTTTGCATTTTTTCTACTTGTATACGGAGAAGTTTCAGCTCTTGGG GGGTTCATTACTTTGCTCGGGTTATCTTCACCCTGATGCTGTTATTCAGGAGGAACAACATTTAAAGGACGAGAAGAAAGCGTATTACTCCGAGTTACAGGACTACCACAATGA TATTATAGATTATTTGCAGAAATTGAAGGTTAAATGGGAAAGCTGCAAAGACCCAGAACAAGAAATTGTGCATAAGTTTTGGAG GTCAAGAAGGGCTAGTGAGAAAGGGATTTTCTCACATTCGAATGAATCTAAGCTTGTCAATCTTGAGCAGGATGCTACAGGTACTTCTGAATCTTGTTCATGGGCTGCGGATGAGAGAGCATGCAGTAGTGATAACCAAAATTCTTCTGTTGTGAAGGGAGGAGAACTACAGAGAAG AATGTGCAAGAAAGGTTTCATCAAGGACAAAGGTAGAGGTCTCTTGACTGCTCCGGATCATACACAGACCGTGGAAGCAAAACCCAGAAAGGGTGACAAGATACGCAAGTGCAATATCCAGCAGAGTGATGGTGCCAAATACATGTCATATGTTAAG ATTAGCAAGAAGCAACATGAACTGATTAAGAATATGAGGCAGTCTGGTAGAAGCATTCAGTCTCGGTCTCTCAACCGTGTCTTAGGTGACATTGATAGCTTGCATGTGCTACCATATGATACATTTGTGGAAGAAGAAATGAGGAATTTGCATGAACATTG GTTGAGATTGGTGAAGGAAGATCTCCCGGAAGCATATGCAAGCCGGAGAGAAATACAATTACAGAAACGGGAAATAGCCAAGTTGCTGGAGCAGGATATAGAAGAAAAACTAAATCGAGCATTTGAG GATGAAGTGGAGGAAGATACTGAAAAGTTCCATGATCAGGAAGATAATGTTGGTATAAAATTGGATGTTCAAGATGTAGAGAAAGAGATCCCTGAGAAGTTGCTTGAGGGTCAGAAGGATGCTGAAGCAGCAGACAGGGAATCCAGCATGGAAGAGGAGTCTGTTCTGGCCTTACCGCAGAATCAGTCCCCACAGCAGGTTTCTTCTATTGATAGTGGCAATATGCGCAATTGTGAGGAGATTGAGTCTGAAAACAAAGAGAATCTCTTGAAATCAGATGTTGCTTTTTCAGATCTATCTGAGCGCTCAAAGAATTTGAAAACTGCTGATGCAACTGTTAATCAGGAAGTTCATGTCTCTTCTACAGAGAATGTCTGGTCTGCATATAGCATGCCACAATCTTACCATGATTCATCTGAGGGCCATGACTACACATCTTGTAGTGGATTGCCACTTGCTCATCAAGCCAATGCAGACCGGCAGAACCATATGATTGATCTGGAATCAGGCTTGCATGAAGAAAGTACAGGGAAGGTTTTGTTACATGGCCATTCTGAAGATGGTTCCTTTTCTTACACAAATCAAGACCAAAGTGAGCTGCTTCCATCTTTCTTCAAGGATCAGGTAGTTTTGCCCTATCATAGTGAGCAGAAACAGGATGGGCTAGATTTCCAGGCCCCGAAGAATGTGTTGATGGAAGATGGTGATTTTAATGGGCAATTTCAAGGGCAGTTGCGACCATCGCTACCTCTAGAAGAGGGCCAAAAGAGGCAGGATGAGGTTTTTGTGCAACAAAACATGTCCGGAAACATTTACTCTGATGGATCTCGGGGTAGATACTTGCCCCCAAGGCAAGAACATTTGCCTTCTGGGAATATGCAGGATTGGGGTATGAATCCTGCCCACATGTCAGCGCCCTTTCAACATCAGTTGAATGGTGGACAATTGTTGAATCAGAGCTGGTTTACTGGAGAGCATCAAGCTGAAGCTGGTGGAGGATGGGCTGGTTCAGATGGATTTAGTGGACCTAGTGAGAGTATTGCGATTTCAAGGGAAAGCAATACGGATCAGAGTCTATTTAGTGTCGTATCTCAATGTAACCAACTTGGTTCAAGAAACCCTTATCGATCAATGGGCTCTACCGAGCATTTAATTCAACAGAGGAGCAATGGAATAAATGAAAATAGTATGGAGCAAGCAGGTGGCTATCCACTGGATTATTTAGGGGTTCCTGATGCCAGTATGATGGTGATGGGTGATGAAATGGGAAGGATGAGCATGGCACATCAGAATGCTGTTGCTGCTTTGCATGATGATCAATTGGCAATGGGGAAACCGTATTTGAGGTCATGGAACCAACAAAGATAG